In Candidatus Margulisiibacteriota bacterium, a genomic segment contains:
- a CDS encoding peptidylprolyl isomerase yields the protein MKRPKGTIRATIKTSKGAIRLDLFLDKTPFTVSNFVNLANRGYYDGLKFHRVIDDFMIQGGCPLGTGTGGPGYNFQDEFCAELKHDQPGVLSMANSGPSTNGSQFFITHGKTPWLDGKHTVFGKVVAKKDQEVVNKITQGDKIESIKITGTLENLPEEVSIQIDCWNDLLDENK from the coding sequence ATGAAAAGACCCAAAGGAACAATTCGAGCAACAATCAAAACTAGTAAGGGGGCTATTCGTTTAGACTTATTTCTAGACAAGACACCTTTTACTGTCTCCAATTTTGTGAATCTTGCGAATAGAGGTTATTATGATGGACTTAAGTTTCATCGGGTTATTGATGATTTTATGATTCAAGGCGGATGTCCATTAGGGACTGGTACCGGTGGTCCAGGATATAACTTTCAAGATGAGTTTTGTGCTGAGCTAAAGCATGATCAGCCAGGTGTTTTGTCTATGGCAAATTCAGGTCCAAGCACAAATGGAAGCCAGTTTTTTATCACACATGGAAAAACTCCTTGGTTAGATGGAAAACATACGGTTTTTGGGAAAGTTGTTGCGAAGAAAGATCAAGAAGTTGTTAACAAAATAACTCAAGGTGACAAGATAGAATCTATTAAGATTACAGGAACGCTGGAAAATCTTCCAGAAGAAGTGAGTATTCAAATAGATTGCTGGAACGATTTGTTAGACGAAAACAAATAA
- a CDS encoding DNA alkylation repair protein — translation MNSLQELKIELKQQANAEKALIYKSFFKTAPGQYGEGDIFVGVTSPILHKIAKSYQDLSLEDCSELLSSSIHEERMLAVFILTEQFQKAKKELFKKEIIDCYLKNIKGINSWDLVDLSAPKLLGPYLWEKNKQLLYEWAKTEDLWKQRIAIISTFYFIRKKSYSDALVIADILLNHKHDLIHKAVGWMLREIGKRDKQSEDDFLYSRYQEMPRTMLRYAIEKHPEQERQKYLKNEI, via the coding sequence ATGAATAGCTTACAAGAGTTAAAAATAGAGCTTAAGCAACAAGCAAATGCCGAAAAGGCATTAATTTATAAAAGTTTTTTTAAAACAGCACCGGGTCAGTATGGGGAGGGAGATATATTTGTAGGAGTTACCTCTCCAATTTTGCATAAAATAGCTAAGAGTTATCAAGATTTATCGCTGGAGGATTGTTCTGAATTATTAAGCTCAAGTATTCATGAAGAGAGAATGCTTGCTGTTTTTATTTTGACAGAACAGTTTCAGAAAGCAAAAAAAGAATTATTTAAAAAGGAAATTATTGACTGTTATTTAAAAAATATAAAAGGTATCAATAGTTGGGATTTAGTTGATTTGTCAGCGCCCAAACTGCTTGGTCCCTATCTTTGGGAGAAAAATAAACAGTTGCTTTATGAGTGGGCGAAAACGGAAGATTTGTGGAAACAGAGGATCGCAATAATAAGCACCTTTTATTTTATCAGGAAAAAATCTTATTCTGATGCCTTGGTGATTGCAGATATTTTATTGAATCATAAGCACGACCTAATACATAAAGCAGTTGGTTGGATGCTTCGAGAAATAGGTAAACGCGACAAGCAAAGCGAAGATGATTTTCTTTATTCTAGATATCAAGAGATGCCACGAACAATGTTACGGTATGCTATAGAAAAACATCCAGAGCAAGAGAGGCAAAAGTATTTAAAGAACGAGATATAG
- a CDS encoding class A beta-lactamase-related serine hydrolase yields the protein MKKLILLIILLLCWTFASPVYEFKSNVQKNPQWIAESMEGIKKEVSKYALPNGVVGIAIKDLNSGETFSLNGNMAFHPASVMKIPVMIEAYHQDALGVISLDDKMRLSKRFKLTGSGSLQYHKDGEIFTIRRLIDLMITDSDNTATYMLVEKLGIKNINSYMRRCGIYRTVLKDPTMLCKEDGKHNVTSPEDMLKLMDKMYKGQLVNAKASTEMLAVMKAQRHKWGIARFLPNVTIANKTGSLDFVRNDVGIIYANNKPYIISIFSKGLPSNSGGSVMIGSLSKVIYDVRNHIIASSKSALIS from the coding sequence ATGAAAAAACTAATTTTATTAATCATTCTTCTGCTCTGCTGGACTTTTGCAAGTCCAGTCTATGAATTCAAGTCTAATGTTCAAAAAAATCCACAATGGATTGCTGAATCGATGGAAGGCATAAAAAAAGAAGTAAGCAAATACGCTCTGCCCAACGGTGTTGTTGGAATAGCTATCAAAGACTTAAATTCAGGTGAAACCTTTTCACTAAATGGAAACATGGCTTTTCATCCAGCTAGCGTAATGAAAATTCCAGTCATGATTGAAGCCTACCACCAAGATGCCTTAGGCGTTATTTCCTTAGACGATAAAATGAGACTCAGTAAACGTTTTAAGCTTACTGGCTCAGGTAGCCTTCAATACCACAAGGATGGCGAAATTTTCACTATCAGAAGATTGATTGATTTAATGATCACAGACAGTGACAACACCGCTACTTACATGCTTGTAGAAAAACTGGGGATAAAAAACATCAACTCTTATATGAGAAGATGTGGTATTTATCGTACTGTTTTGAAGGACCCTACCATGCTCTGCAAGGAAGACGGAAAACATAACGTTACTAGTCCAGAAGATATGCTCAAGCTAATGGACAAAATGTACAAAGGACAATTAGTAAACGCAAAAGCTTCAACCGAAATGTTAGCTGTCATGAAAGCACAAAGACATAAATGGGGCATCGCTAGATTTCTTCCGAATGTAACTATTGCCAACAAAACAGGTTCTCTTGATTTTGTCAGAAATGATGTCGGTATTATCTATGCAAATAATAAACCATATATTATCTCTATTTTCAGCAAAGGCTTACCATCAAATTCAGGTGGAAGTGTAATGATTGGGTCGCTATCCAAAGTAATTTATGATGTAAGAAACCATATTATAGCAAGCAGTAAGTCTGCCTTAATTTCTTAA